The following are from one region of the Arachis duranensis cultivar V14167 chromosome 10, aradu.V14167.gnm2.J7QH, whole genome shotgun sequence genome:
- the LOC107470406 gene encoding uncharacterized protein LOC107470406 translates to MDRPSDNLDILINQRAEFQYGKFETRPIHWEQMLKVPIKYKTVIPARIASLHWEFLEQDLIEVNETMVREFYANYQNWEVESIFLWGKRLGSSNRAIEAIQKIPHIPPENDDYSRIKFIVVFIDDILIYSKIEREHEEHLRTVLQILRTRKLYAKLLKCEFWTEKVAFLGHVISQGGIAVDPSKIEAVVAWEPPTTVTEVRSFLRLPGYYRRFIKGFSQIALPLTYLTRKEVPFV, encoded by the exons ATGGATCGCCCGAGCGATAACCTGGACATCTTGATCAACCAAAGAGCCGAGTTCCAATATGGAAAATTCGAGACAAGGCCCATCCATTGGGAACAGATGCTTAAGGTTCCGATCAAGTACAAAACGGTCATCCCTGCACGGATCGCCTCACTTCATTGGGAGTTTCTTGAGCAAGACCTAATTGAAGTCAATGAAACCATGGTGCGGGAATTCTATGCCAACTACCAAAACTGGGAAGTGGAGTCAATATTCCTTTGGGGAAAAAGGTTGGGCTCTTCCAACCGAGCTATTGAAGCTATTCAGAAGATTCCCCATATTCCGCCTGAGAATGATGACTATTCAAGGATCAAG TTCATAGTAGTCTTCATAGACGACATTCTCATCTATTCGAAGATAGAAAGAGAGCATGAAGAGCATCTAAGGACGGTATTGCAGATACTAAGGACTCGAAAGTTATATGCTAAACTATTAAAGTGCGAGTTCTGGACAGAGAAGGTGGCATTTTTGGGACATGTTATATCGCAGGGAGGAATTGCGGTGGATCCTTCAAAAATTGAAGCAGTAGTGGCGTGGGAACCACCTACGACCGTTACAGAAGTTCGGAGTTTTCTCAGACTTCCTGgatattaccgaaggtttattAAAGGATTTTCACAGATAGCCTTACCTCTGACTTACCTTACACGAAAGGAAGTTCCGTTCGTTTAG